In Chryseobacterium turcicum, a single window of DNA contains:
- a CDS encoding GMC oxidoreductase — MNQTEKIQPKKDVIIVGTGIAGSLIAKLLTDHVFDTGTKKMIHRSEMNDSKTYKELSILMYEAGLEAGLELDSASSMVNYNDYIRKFYMEEAKVPNSPYPDLKQAPSPNVLDMQPIVQPFPDKKGYLVQLGPMPFASDAIRVGGGTTLHWLGTTPRMLPNDFRLKEKYGRGMDWPIDYDILKPYYEMAEFEIGVSGNVAAQEYPIKESMEEYYGKDYVFPMDEIPQSYMDNQIIKGLSGTSVQLNFENIPLMMVPSPQGRNSTPNIAYGKAKLIKANSSESGYKLSLNNIENEEYKALGAVWNPYQGERCEGNASCVPICPVQAKYNALKTLKKALYKVNKNKNLQRNPHIQVQAQSVVYKLSVNQHDHDKISKVHLRRYISKEKTDFIEEVIDTNDSIVILAANAFENPKILLNSKYTVIQDGQKVEKTVANNSDQVGRNLMDHMVMLTWGLFPDPVYSYRGPGSTTNISSFRDGNFRSDFSAWISPLDNWGWSWPTFSPGSDLSEFLGQGLFGEKLKEALAYRLSRQVLFHFEIEQLPNPNNRVTINDQYLDVLGIPRPVINYELTDYEMRAMEQAKLASDQMFKRLGIDDFTKYNATDNNTFIYNNVRYSYNGAGHIVGTHRMGHDASDSVTNSYCKAWDHPNLYIVGAGNMTTLGTSNPTLTLSAFTIRSVESILKDLENILK, encoded by the coding sequence ATGAATCAGACAGAAAAAATACAGCCAAAAAAAGATGTAATCATCGTAGGAACCGGAATTGCTGGATCTTTGATTGCCAAGCTTTTAACAGATCATGTTTTTGATACAGGTACAAAAAAAATGATTCACCGTTCAGAAATGAACGATTCAAAAACATATAAAGAATTATCAATTCTAATGTATGAAGCCGGATTAGAAGCCGGACTGGAGCTAGACTCCGCCTCTTCTATGGTCAATTATAATGATTATATCCGTAAATTTTACATGGAAGAAGCAAAAGTTCCGAATTCTCCATACCCGGATTTGAAACAGGCTCCTTCGCCTAATGTTTTGGATATGCAGCCTATTGTTCAACCATTTCCAGATAAGAAAGGATATTTGGTACAGTTGGGCCCCATGCCTTTTGCAAGTGATGCTATCCGTGTTGGAGGTGGAACTACCCTTCACTGGTTGGGAACAACACCGAGAATGCTTCCCAATGACTTTAGATTAAAAGAAAAATACGGCAGAGGAATGGATTGGCCTATCGATTATGATATTTTGAAGCCTTATTACGAAATGGCGGAATTTGAAATCGGTGTTTCAGGAAATGTTGCAGCGCAGGAATACCCTATTAAAGAAAGCATGGAAGAATATTATGGTAAAGACTATGTTTTTCCTATGGATGAAATTCCGCAAAGTTATATGGATAACCAAATCATAAAAGGACTTTCCGGAACTTCAGTTCAGTTGAACTTTGAGAACATTCCGTTGATGATGGTTCCTTCGCCTCAGGGAAGAAACTCTACTCCAAATATTGCTTATGGAAAAGCAAAATTAATCAAAGCTAATTCTTCAGAATCGGGATATAAATTATCATTAAACAATATTGAAAATGAAGAGTATAAGGCTTTAGGTGCAGTATGGAATCCTTATCAGGGAGAACGTTGCGAAGGAAATGCTTCATGTGTTCCTATCTGCCCGGTTCAGGCAAAATATAATGCTTTGAAGACTTTGAAAAAAGCTTTATATAAAGTCAATAAAAACAAAAATCTACAGAGAAATCCTCACATTCAGGTTCAAGCGCAGAGTGTTGTTTATAAATTAAGTGTCAATCAGCATGATCATGATAAAATCTCAAAAGTTCATTTGAGAAGATATATTTCTAAGGAAAAAACAGATTTTATTGAAGAAGTAATAGATACAAATGATTCAATTGTAATCCTTGCAGCCAATGCTTTTGAAAATCCTAAAATTCTTTTAAATTCAAAATATACCGTTATTCAAGACGGGCAAAAAGTTGAAAAAACTGTCGCCAACAACAGCGACCAAGTCGGAAGAAATTTGATGGATCACATGGTAATGCTGACTTGGGGACTGTTCCCAGATCCCGTTTATTCTTACAGAGGACCCGGTTCTACCACCAATATTTCGTCTTTCCGTGACGGAAATTTCAGAAGCGATTTTTCTGCTTGGATCTCTCCTCTTGACAATTGGGGATGGAGCTGGCCGACTTTCTCGCCGGGATCTGATCTTTCAGAGTTTTTGGGACAAGGTCTTTTCGGTGAAAAATTAAAAGAAGCTTTGGCTTACAGACTTTCTAGACAGGTTTTATTCCATTTTGAAATTGAACAGCTACCCAATCCAAACAACAGAGTCACCATAAATGATCAATATTTGGATGTTTTGGGAATTCCGCGTCCTGTTATCAATTATGAACTAACGGATTATGAAATGAGAGCCATGGAACAGGCAAAACTCGCTTCTGACCAAATGTTTAAAAGATTAGGAATTGATGATTTTACAAAGTACAACGCTACAGATAACAACACTTTCATTTACAATAATGTAAGATACTCTTACAACGGAGCTGGTCATATCGTGGGAACTCACAGAATGGGTCACGACGCATCAGACTCTGTAACCAACAGTTATTGTAAAGCTTGGGATCACCCGAATTTATATATCGTTGGTGCAGGAAACATGACCACTTTGGGAACTTCAAATCCTACTTTAACCTTATCAGCATTTACCATTCGTTCAGTAGAATCCATTTTGAAAGATCTGGAAAACATTTTAAAATAA